A segment of the Manihot esculenta cultivar AM560-2 chromosome 13, M.esculenta_v8, whole genome shotgun sequence genome:
tgttcaaattcaattactttcatctccctcgaactgtcaggaaaagcccaccctgcaaactcattggcgaactctccccatgacatgctgtccattctaggctccacataattcttaaaccattctctggctttcttgcattttaatgtgaaacctgccatctcaatggctctcctatcatctgctcccaattcactggttatcatcctaactgctctgaggtaatcaaatggatcatctcccgtgttgtatttaggagcatccaatttcaagtactccgtcatttggactttacctccagatgagctagggtcatgtctgtcaacaacaggggctactggttctggtggtggtactggttcatttggctctaggtgtgctgcacttggatgggtaggggaagatggatacatcggatatggtgggtaataaggataaggcatataaggcatataaggaggatatggcacaaaactcgagtactccgacatacctcccatcggatactctggatagccaaaacctgcggtctgagcacctccctgcgactctcccataccttcctcaaaactgcctatacccatgctgtcatctctagactgatcaatctccatagcttccctcctttcctctgatcttcctcccctagctgttcctcttctgctctcgtcgacagaccttctagggtctattgacgtaccttccctgctagatctctgagaccttgcccttggcaatgcaggaggacgagcagctggtctctcattctctggtgggactccagtcaatcgagctgatcgacgagttcctcgcatctttattctggaaacacaacatataacataccactttagcacataaacatcacatatcaatcatacactcatggcatatcatagcaaataggactcaagaccctatcctagtggacatgatttcctattgtgcttgaccacttctaacctgtctaagcccaacactgtctctataggtccgatcatgtgaacctagggctctgataccaatctgtaacgaccccaaaatggaccgtcaccggcgctaggattcaggtcggcttaaggccgccagaacccgtagcaagcctgctatactctctgtgtacctgtaaaccttatacatgatcatacattttctgtgaaaataaaactcttttctgaaccaaggcttaacctgtgcatgcactatctctgtactctgtactcatgtactctgtactctgtatccctgactagagcttgctctagaagggttaactcatacctgttaagcctggttttcacatacaggaaaacatatatacatatacagatcatgtacaaaacatacatcactaggtcaagcaacaactattacatctctttactattacatgtccactctaagctattacagatctctttacttttcctgtactctgctggactgtccctgtacactgtacactaaacctgcaaaactggggttaagggagtgggatgagctctatagcccagtgagtagaacagtaaaacatctcagtaaaatatgatctcatggaatgcaccatatcacagacaagccatatcaagagtaaacctgtcaccacatagtcccagtaactctgtgccagggcgtagaatcgagcacctggtcttcctgtcatatatgtatatgtgtatataacacctctgtacttaccattgccagggcgtcgtcaaaggctcctggactttgctatacctgccagggcgtagtcaaaggctcctggacttcgctatacctgccagggcgtagtcaaaggctcctggacttcctgtctgtgactatgggatcattcagcatttacccacatcaataattaacaatgcaatgcaacacattcgtggatactaatgcaatcaacctatggcataaacatgatgcatgagatatgctaaaacattccattttgcaagtaaaagaattacgtttagttccactcacctctggctatctggactgactgactctgcaggttctgaacctctggagcagtactcactgctgctctctctggttcctctggtctgtacctatacagatggactcaaatgagggaccaaacaagcgtagaataactctcttaaacttccccaagaatccccttaaactcactcaactatccctgcaaagcatgcaaaagaaagctggacaggacactttcggcggcaggttcggcggccgaatgtcctctccagagacgaaactcaagcaccttcggcggcaccttcggcggccgaaactcccaaacagagccgaacatgcaaaacaggctgtggcagccaagccaccatgcaagaggttcggcggccgaacctgagttcatccagaactcagcttcaacggcaaaccatcttctccttcccttctcCCATTCAAACcatactcctcaacacacatacacgcatgtatatgatcacaggggtccaaaactatctaataaccccaaacaacaaatcaaacaaatacagaaacatgtatacatgcataacttcatcaaaaccactacttctcacttaaacatgcatctctctcccgtaactgccataaaaccttcagaaaacacataaacaggttcaagagcattacttacctcctgtaacaagaagctgaacactctgaactaaggaaaacggaccaactctcctcaaactctcacaaacttagctttgtgcttcaaaacattcaaacccttgtgcacaatcaaaacactctgcatgagctgctcaaactcagcaaataaaccaggggagacgtggccaagtttctggcaacaaattggacataacacctgtccaaaatgctgactaaggatgcccaaaagctagctggccaactcagtttcggctgcccaaacgcatgcaaaaccatgcaacattcgggggccgaacttaccttcggaagccgaacaccttcggcggccgaacttaccttcggcggccgaacttggctcaactgccttaggttctttcaactcaaaactcacttccattaaccgTAAAACATCACTACAAATCATAccacttagtaaaacataaattctacctttttctagaattccgacaccccggattccaccaaacaacaggaattctggtgccggactctagccggcagcctaaagtgcctccaaaactcatgcaagttcggcggccgaacatgaggttcggcggccgaaactttgcctctttcggaagcctaacttgccccccaaaccatccaatgttcggcggccgaacctggaaatgcctccatagactatttcattcaaaactcaattccctCCTTACTTgaaatcatcaaatacattaaaataatttataaaaacatgactttactcttctagaggtttccgacatccgagattccaccggacgataggaatttcgatgctggagtctagccgggtattacacttaatctgtgcatgcacataaccataagcataaaaccccacactgaagccctcatcaaatgctccaatggggtaacatatcatacattaagcttggtttaacataaaaacattattaaaacatttcattaaaaagatcatgtacccaaaagggattaaccatacattagggccaagcacaattctatcctcaatacaattctttacattacataacattataGCATTtttcaatacatgtccacaactaactattacatacactatgcctctactcttgccgacctcctggtctattccgtacctgcaaacctggggttaagggaatggggtgagctactagagtccagtgagcagaatagtaaaacattatattaaaatccatgcttttatgaaatgcatcacatcacaaacagatcacatcaaggatggacttgtcaccaatagccctctacataatccaatcatgccaggggcgtagtgcaggccacacctggtctttctcttacacataacatatcatacatatccaatcatgtcgggggcgtagtgcaggccacacccggtctttctcttacattgtgccaggagcatagtgcaggccacacctggacttccatatcatatcatatcatgtctcatcatatcgaggactaatgggtcatccaatatccatccacatcaacatcataatatgcaatgcaacatattcgtggattctaatgcaaacaacatagtaaataacatggtattcatgatgcatgaacatgctcaaaactgatttaatttgatgcataaagattcattctactcacctcaggctgactctgaagcagctagctcactgctagggtcctcagttcctcgggtccgaacctacacagatggactcaaaatgagagaccaaacgtatactatcataactctaaactacttcccaaaaaccccataaaacatcatagaaatcatgcaaaggaaggctgaacagggcactttcggcggcaggtttggcggctgaaagtcccttcagagccgaaactcagccactttcattggcaccttcggcggccgaaagtcccttctagagacgaaactcatgcaccttaggcggccgaaactcccctccagagccgaaagttcaactttcgggggcagggttcggcagctaaAAGCTTGCCtctacaggcaggttcggcggccgaaagtgccttcggctgccgaagctgagttcttccagaagtggcagaactcagcccatgtgcacattttgcctcccaaaccttccaaactcaaacacaatactcctaaacatgcataaacacaacaTGACAACTCATTAATCATGCATTTCATACTTTACTCACATAAGCCCTAACATTTTAACAACTAGTCTAAACATgcctttctaccccataaaccttcataaaacttgtttaaatcatcgaAGGAGGCGATGAtggacgcttacctcttgaagatcgggaGAAAatgtgacccaacttggagatttagggaaaatgggttccggaggtctccaagctttcaaacttCAATCTTTGctctaaaacttcaaaaccaagttaaaacttgttaaaaacttgtaggatttgaaggaaaacctcaaaaccaaccatggaagggcatgaactcacctttgccggaaaatggaggagaaacttgcccatttttggacatagggccttttataggtggctggccagaccaccttcgggatAATCTCCACCCTGGGAACCCTCTCCTCAGTTGTGGAGGTCTCCAATCTCCCCACAGGAACCTCCTCAGAAGGAAGAATGGGGTTCGTCCCCACCAGCTCGGTGCCTCCGATCGGCTTGACTATAACCTTCAGTGCCTTCTTCGCCCCCTCAGCAGGAGCCCGTTGGGACTTGTGGGCTTGAGAAGATTGAGGGGCCGAGCTCGACCTGCTGCGGCTGGGTGGCCTTGAAGACCTGGTACCTCGGGAGCTCGGCTTGGGAGCTCGGGTAGAAGCTGGGGCAGAAGGCCGGCTGGCCAACCGGGAGGAAATAACTTCTGCCACCCTCTGAGCCGTTTCTCCCACGGATCACCCGGCCAGGAGGGCGTCCAGAGCAGCGTTCATGCTCTCTCGGGACAGTGTAAAGTTCTTTGGAGGCTTGATCTGGTCCATTTTCACGTTGGAGGCTGCAAAGATCCAAAGCCCAGACAAATTAGAACAGCACTCAATAAGAATCACAAAAGTAGATAAAACAATTAAACAATGTATAATACCCGCGTCTttgatatccctaagattggacGCAAACATGCACTTTTCGACGTCATAATTCctttcaacagaagtcagtcgaatgtACCCGACCTACTCGGTAAGGCTCAGTTGGGGGAGGTCGTTGCAGCCTAGAGGGACGTCCTCCCAGGACAACCCAGACTCCTTCTTCAGTTCGACTACTGCGAATCCCTCGACCCAGCCTTTTATCGAGTCCTTGTGACCCGTAAAGATGGACAGCCCCCCACGgggggcaaaatagtaaaatCCTTGACTCGCTTTCACTAGACTAAAGAAGGTGACGAACAGACGCGCTgtgggtgtgaacccccagctcagacagATTGACTCGAAAGAAAACATAAACAAGACCGAGTTGGGGGTAAGCATTCGAGGGGTTATCTCGAAATACCGGAAGATCTCGATGAAGAAGGGAGAGAAAGGAAAGGACAAACCGTATTCCTTATGTTTAGCGAAGAAAACTAAATTGAGGTCTTTTTGAGGGTCGATTAGGCCAGAgggaggaggatcgggaagaacgatcctctcattccggTAAGGGGCCTGAATGTGAAAAAGGGGGGTATCCAGGTATTCCCTGGAAAAGAAGTTTCTAATGGTGGACGGAGTAATGCTAGACTCTAGATTAAGAACGTCGGGGAGACTTGGGATATCCATAGAAGGATGAAGAGCGTACCTTGAAAGAAATGAAGGCGGAAGAACAGAAGCAAGGCGCACGAAGAACAGAGGAGAGcaaaaatttttgaaaagaCTGAGAGAATTCGAAATTTGAAACAGCAATAAGACGAAAAGATGTTTTGAGAAAAACTGTCCTTAggcggcgcggtcataatgactCTCGATATTTACCCCTCATCATTCGtgcaataactgatgagaaggtaaaggggcaattgatgaccgctggatttcaccATCCCGTTATTAGGCCGGGCTCAAAACAGCAGTCTCCATTTTAAGGCCTCTAAGTCTTCTGGATGGGTCGGCCCAGTCCGTTCGGCCCTGAAATCAGATTTTCCTTGGGCCCCAGTCCTAATCTCACCTCCAGCCCAGCCCGGAGGAGAAAGGTAGCCAGCCCATTCGCCTAGTGGGTCCATCCACATATGTGCcaagggagaattaaatggccgttatgcATGGGGTAGATATCTAATATTCTCATACGTCCGTATCTGtgtggcagagacaggtggcccaatggtaacgaggccgttacacgtcactgacagacgaaggaaaagaataaaaggagaggaacaTTCTCATCTTAGACTAAACTTTTAGAACTCTtataaaatcctattttctggatctcagatcataaatctcatttgaaaattttaaaagaaaacattatttattttttgttggaAAGGACAGGATTATTCCATTTttaataactattttttttatataaaaatactattttaaatgctttaaaatagttttaaaaaaattatggttGAAATATGTTAAGAttgttttttaatattctttaattaatagaaaaaaatgttTATTTTTAGTAATAACTCTACCCACATATATTTTCTTATCAACTCTACAAAAGTTAGCAGCCTCACAATTACTAGCATATTTGTCTTACAATTAAAATAGGATTAAAAATCGGATTATTCTAACACAAGTTAAAATTGGAATGGAGCTTATAGACCAATTTGAAGCGAAATTGtcttactattttattttaatttaaattcaatttaaaataatatttcttttttaaaaaataaatgaaaattttcaattgtttaattaattgatatgattaaaaattgaaatattatttaatcattataatttttttttaaatgcagTTCAATTTATTAACTAGAGGATTCAAGACATGACTCAAAATTTTTGCGACCAAAACACAATCTAactcaaaatttattaatttaaacgtGGGAACGAGTcttagaataaataaaaaaaacgtgagaacgaaaattaaaaaaaaaaatccaccaAAATTAGATTGTAATATATAATAGAAAATTCAATTAAACATCCCATCCAATAACAGAAGTGCACGTGTATAGGAAACAGAAAAACGAACAGATTTTCCAACTCTCGATGCCCACCGGTGATTTCTCGACTTCTCGTCGCTTATTTTAATCCTTTCTCTATCCGCCTTTTCAAGCAAAACACCTAAAAACAACATCAATAAAGGAAGACACGGCCGTGGCAGTACAAACCCAACCACCACGGCCAGGGCGGTGCATCTCCTCTCATATACCTCTCCTCCGCCTTCTCACCCTCCGTCCACGGTGATGATGGAAACCGTCTTCAAAACACTAACCTATTATCTCTCTGAGCATCCCTCCATTGTCACCTTCCGCTGGAGCCACACCCAGTCATGGGGCTCAACATGGTCGTTCCTTTTCTCCTCCATAGTCTTCTACCTTGTATTATGTTCTTTCATCCATCTTTTCCTGGCGATTCTTCTCCGTCGTGGCCGAGCCGTTCCTCTGGGTCCAATCCCCGCCCTTCATAGTCTCTCCATGGCGTTAATTTCCGCCACCATTTTCGCCGGCATTCTCCTTTCCACAGCTTCAGAGATCCAAGAAACTCGCTGGTTTTGGCGGCGTTCGAAGACCCCATTTCAATGGCTCCTTTGTTTTCCTCTGGGGACACGTCCCTCTGGTCGAGTTTTTTTCTGGTCATACATGTATTATCTCTCGCGATTCCTCCACATGTTCCGaactttcttctccattttgcAGCTACGTAAACTGGCGTTTTTTCAGCTATTCAACAGCTCCATCTCCATCTTTATGTCATTCTTGTGGCTTGAATTCTCTCAATCGTTCCAAGTCCTGGCAATTCTCCTCGCAACTCTGGCATACTCTGTGGTTTATGGGTATAGATTTTGGACCGCAATTGGTTTGCCCAGTGCTTGTTTCCCCTTCGTCGTGAATTGCCAGATGGTGTTGTTGGGCTGCAACCTCGCTTGCCATGTTGGGGTGCTTTTGCTTCATTTTATGAAAGGTGGGTGCAATGGAATTGGGGCCTGGCTCTTCAATTCAGTGCTCAACGGAGCAATCCTTTTGCTGTTCTTGAATTTTTATGTCAAGGTGCATTTGGGAAGcaggaagaagaagatggatAATGAGaaccatcatcatcatcatccagTTATTACAGAGGAAGAGATgaagaaatttaattaaaaaaaaaattgtataaatatattttcttctGTGTTAATATAATTTGGTACAAGGGGGCAAGATAAAAATCCTTATTACCAGAAAGggaaaacagaccatgtattgTATAGCAGCAGCATTTTCTATATAGGCAAGGTGAGGTTCTTCTTCCTCTACTTAATTGTTTAGATTAGAGAGTGTTAATAAATATTCTAAGAAGAAAAACTGTTCATAAATTAGTAAACCTCATAATTAATTACATATGGATTTAAAAGctttttattacaaattattataatttgtgTACGATTCAGAAAGTAAGATAATGTCAATTGTCGAATATGGTATATTCTTAGCCAAGCTTACAGAATAGAAAAGGTAGCTAATGTCAATtgtgtcggaatcctctagcaAAGCATGCAGGTTTTAGTGGACTTTGATGAGCGACAGGTGAAAatgacattatttttttttatatcaaattttttatttttgataaaaaaataatttttgaattgtaattattatttttccataatattgtttaaaaaattaaaagaaagttgaaaaaaaatatatggttTCACCTATTTCTTTTATAGGATTTGCAGTTTAATTTAGgacaaataataatttattgtaaCAGTTGCAATAAATTCGTAATTGGTAAAAGGCCAAATTCTGGCATTTAAAGTTCCAATAAATTCTTATATGATAAGTCTCatatctgtttttttttttgtgtgtgtgtgtgtgtgcgtgTGTGCAATTCTATGCGTGAATTGAAGATTTTGTGCCATTTGGTTTCCTTCATACTGCCAATTGTTTGCACTTTGGACTCTCCACTGCTAAAATATTTAGGGGAATCTAATATACTCTTCATCTTAGAACGACTTCTACCATCATTAACTTAAatactttgattttttttttttttttgcgttAAAAAGACTAAAGAGGCGTTAACTAGATTACAACTCAAGAGCCCACTCCACCAAAAGTCCAGATATGAAAGCCAGCGCCAGTCCAAAGAAAGGCCCAAACCAATAAGTTGTTGACGAATTCAGAGGGAACAATGGCAAAAACCAGATGCCCTCTTCCGCCTGAGGCAGGAGAAGCTATCTTCAACCTCTTTTCTTATTAGGGTTTTGCAataacaaatttttttaaaaaaatattattgaaaaaattatttatttattttgtgtatgactaaaatatattaaatttaattttaattcaataattctCAAAACGTTAATCCCTTTAATcgagttatttaattttttatttgctaattattataaaattatatgtaaaattttttattttaaatagagaataaaaaaacatataagtgttttaaaaaaattaaaatataaatataaaagaatagaATAAGGGAGTATTAGTTTTTGTTCTATTTTTCGTTGTATTCATTT
Coding sequences within it:
- the LOC110630375 gene encoding elongation of fatty acids protein 3-like, translating into MMETVFKTLTYYLSEHPSIVTFRWSHTQSWGSTWSFLFSSIVFYLVLCSFIHLFLAILLRRGRAVPLGPIPALHSLSMALISATIFAGILLSTASEIQETRWFWRRSKTPFQWLLCFPLGTRPSGRVFFWSYMYYLSRFLHMFRTFFSILQLRKLAFFQLFNSSISIFMSFLWLEFSQSFQVLAILLATLAYSVVYGYRFWTAIGLPSACFPFVVNCQMVLLGCNLACHVGVLLLHFMKGGCNGIGAWLFNSVLNGAILLLFLNFYVKVHLGSRKKKMDNENHHHHHPVITEEEMKKFN